The DNA region GTGAGAGTGAGGATATCGAAGATGAAAgtgacgatgacgacgaagaagatgaggaggagggcggagatggcgaagaagatATCGAGATGGGTGATGACTCGGAACAACACAAAGCGGCATCTGCACCTCAGCATCAGCAGGCCGACGTTATGGTCCACTAAGCCAGTGAGGTAGGAGGGGGATGTTTGTTTGTTTCCTTTTTGAATGATTTACGATTTGGTTTGCGACGTTTCATGACACCGGAACTGTCCCGAGCCTACTATATATTTTCAGGCCGGCAGTATTATATACTTTATGAGATAGAAAGGTATAATATAAACATTGAGTGGTTGCTTTCCTCTGGATCCTGAGTACACCGTATTATCTAGGGATACGCGAAGTTTGGTTGCGGCTGCAGCTGCATACATATGCTGTGTAGCTGGTGAAGACCATTGCGGTGTATACAGAAGAACAGGTTAGTGTATCCATTTGGATCAGTCGTATTCCCTTCATGGGCTTCATAACAGCCGGTATAAAAATGGCGTCGGTATGGTGTGAATGGACTGTTGTCTAGAAGCCCTCGAGTGGTCGATGAATCAAGACGGCATCttgctttttcaacaatcacttttcattttctctctAGAAGCCACTGAGATCAATTGAGCAAATACGACTCTAAATCACTTCCAATAGACCAACAACATCACCATCATGTCACTATCCACTACCTTACCTACCCGAGACAACATGTCTTGCAACCACTAGTTTTCACTAGATGCCCGTCTCTGCCCATGAGGAGACATACATCCCATTCACCAACTCAATGCATGCCCCATACAACGACATCATGCGACACTTGCGAAGTGAAGAAGTGGGATGATGCGAGGGGTGTTGCGATGGTGAATTTGAGTTTGGTATGGTTGCATGCGGGACGGGAGGAGGTGAAGAAGTGGTATAAGGGGCGGCCGAGAGAGATCTGGGACTTGTATAATGGTAGATGGAATGGAAATTATGGGAAAGATAAATATAGGGTTCTTTGAGTATGAATATATATTAAAGCTTTTGGTTATCAAGTTCTGCAAGTAGCAAAAACGCATTAATTCCGGAATTCCAAATCAGTCGTAACACATGAGCAACAGATATTAAACACATAGTGCGAGAAAGAATCAAGGGTATGCTGTGAGCAAATAACTCCAAACCAACGTAGTCTACAATCTGACCTTCCTTCAACCTCAGATTACAACCCAAACTTCGAGCCCAGAGCTATATAACATGGTCAGCCGCGCACAAAAATAGGATCTGTACATGAAATCTTACCTCCAAAAAGAGCTTTTCTCTTCTGGTTCTGGACGTATTTGTTGACATCGCGAGCCCAGCCACTGCTATTCTCCTCCAGCCGGTCCATACTGTCACTGAAGTTGCCAATCCGCTCCGTACGCTCGTTAACTTGACGCTGCATATAGGACATGTAGCCCTCTTGGCTTCTTTGCGGAGCCTGGTTGGGCATAGCTCGTCCCTCTCTGGCAGCTCTGCGTCGCTCTTGTTCATCGAGTTTCATCTGCTCCTGCATCCGCTTCGATGGCGGTCGCTCAGGGCCTCCGACTGCGAAGTTGTCAGCAAAAAGAAGCAATACTGCTATTAGCTCTGTAGGTGCACGTACTaaggatatccatatcaGCTGGAGAAATGTATTGGGTGCCGGAAATCCACTGGACATTCGTAATGGTAGGTCGCGGAGGGGGGATTGCCTGCGGGTTAAAGAGCTGGTCTTCAGAAGGTTGTCTATAACAAAGTCAGCAGTTTGGCGATAAATATGACTGTTAACGGTGTTTACGTACAATCCAGACCCGGAGCCCCAAACGTTGAATAATCCcacttcagaaggagtggtcCAAACCAGGACGTTTCCATTAGGAGCAATGACAGACTCCGAAATACGCCTCATATCAACAATGTGGCCAACACTGCTGCAGCCAATTTCCTTGAGAGCCGGAAGAGAAAACGCCCGAGCGTTGCCGTCTCCGAAGAGACCGACAAGACTGTAACCTCGGCCTTCAGTTTTTACGACTGCCGCAGAGTCACACAAGTAGTCATCCCAAGATTTATGGGCTCCCTTGGACGTCGCGGGCTTGAAAATCCTACAGCCCGAAGTCGTCACACCAACCACAGCGCCGTTGATCATTGCTCCATGACGTAAGCCCCCAACTGCATTTGGAGTAGCTAGGGCAAGACTGCCGACTTCCGCATCGATAGGAATgatcttgatgaccttatcGTCGAGCAAGGTTGATCCGGCAAACTGAGCTGTGTAGGTTCCATCGCTTGCAGGTAGAATCTTGAATGTTGCTAGGTTTCCTCTGTTGGTACCAACGAAGCAACAGATACTTGAATAGTCTGGACGGAAAAGGTCAGTATGAGCTAAATCTTAATACGCATTTCCATGGCGTGGCCCTTACCTTCTCCATCCAATGTCATAACGCCGAACTCCATGCTCGTAGGCCATTCTGGGGGAGCTTCCTCGGGCGAGCGAGATTTAAACAAGCTACCTCGTTTACTCGGTTTCAAAAGCTCTGATAGGTGCGCTGTATGAATAAGTGCTGGGCCACGCAAATCCATGATTGCCATACTACCGCCTTCAAATCCGGCAGCAACGAATCCCACATGGCTGTGTTGTAAAGCGGTCACCGGGCCCTGTTGCATCTCCAGAAGACCAAGTGGAAGGAGACCCGTCCTCAGTCCTGGATCAGTCCTGTGGTTGATTTTGGTCACTTTCCCCGGCCCAGCGTTGGTGCCAGAAGGCTCCTCTACACCATATTTCGCATTGTTTCCCCACCTAAATATCACCACCTCTCCGGTCTTAAGACCAACCGACAGTTCGCCAGTCGTTGGGGCCATGGACATCTCCGTAACCTCGATATTGCTCGTACGACCCACCGCACGAGCCAAGTCAACTTGGATTACCTCTCCATTCTCGATCTCATCATCGTTGCCGGTATCCCAGAGACGAACAGTCCCATCTGCATGAGCTGTCGTGATGACATTACGGTCTTCAAAGCGTTTGAGCGCTTTCTTTCCTTCGGCACCACCAAGTAAAAATTTGGGGCCTTGTGACCTTTTCTCCTTTAAGCCGTACCAGGCTGAACGATCCACCGTCGTTAGCGTGATCTTGTTCACGAACGGATGGACAAACGAGAGGAATGGGTGAATCATATTCGTTGGCGTAATTGGGTGACCACTAGGGAAACTCATGGTAATTAGTTCTCCCGAGGATAGAAGCCCAATGACAGCGATGGGGTCATGGGCGCCAGCATAGTATGGCGAGGCGCGTGGAATGAGACAAAAGTCAAGAATCTGTGCACCCGGAGGTGTGGGTATATTAATTTGTGCCTTTGGGTTCTCAaagtagctctcaagcaTCTGCCAAGTAGATGTTTGGTAGTTGGGGGTCGAGCCCATATCAATGAAAGTAAACCCCTTGGGATCAGATGGTAGACGACCGCCAGCAATCAACAGGCCGCTGTCGTCTCCATTCTGTTTCACGCACCACGCAATCTGTGTGATGGGTTCTTTGAGGGCAGAAATACCACTCACTGACGGGGGCCTATCTGATCCAATTCCGGGTTGGTCGATATTCAGATCTTGCATTGTCCTTGCCGAAATTTTGCGGCCATCTTTTGAATCCCAGAATACCAGACTATTATCATCATGGACGGTCAATACAAAAGTTCCATTAGGATGCCACAAGGCTTTGGTCAATTTTGGCCTTCGTGGCTCTCGATGAGGCACCTCGGAATTTCCTCCCAATGCACCCGGGGGCACTTCATATTCGAAATATTTCTGCGGCGTGTTCTGTTTGAACGTGAATGTCACAGCTCCTTCGGGATATCCCACGAGTATCTTGCCGATGTCACGAGGCGAGAAGGATAGGGCGATAACAGGACAAAGCCGAGCCCGCGGGTTGTGCTGCGCCCAGAGATTGGGGACTCTGAATGGCGTAAGAGTCTCGCGGTCAAGGTCGTACGCGATAATGTCGCCTGTTCTGTCCTATCAGCATATAATCATTGCTATATCTTCGAAATTTGTTTGCGCGCACCACTCTGAAGACCGATGAATGCATAATCCAGGCTGGGGTCTGTCAATAGCGCGGTGACGTGACTCGGAGGGGCGTAGGTAACCAAGGTCTGTTTCGTCTCAAGAGAATAGATGCTAATTTCATTCTTGGAGTCGACGCTGATCAATTTATCGGCGCAGAACTGGATGAACTTCGCATAGGCTTTCCGTGGAAATGTGAAGACAACCGACACCCGTCGCTGGCCGAAGACATAGATTTGACCGCTCCCAAACTGAGTATCACTCGTTCCCACCGCAAGCAAGGACTGAACGGGATCGTATGCGAGCGCGCTGATTCGTGAGTTAACGCCGCATCTTGCGAACTATATATCATCAAAATCATCAGttaagggaaaaaaaaaacgaatCGGTGCTCGGGGCCGCCAAGGCATACATCATCCAGAACGAACAAGTCTGGGGACAATCCTTCGGACAAGTCCTTCTGGATGCCAGCTTGTTTTCCTCGCAGGAACTGAGCCATGATTGTCTACAGACCTGGAGAAGAGAAGGGGCCTGAagagggaaaaagagaagtAGGAAAAGAGGGATGGGGCCAACTGCAAGGCGGGGACGTTCACTGCGGAGCGGAGAGATACTGCCGCCGCGGGAGATCGATCTTTGCCCCGCTATGATCTTTTTGGTTTTTGGGTAGTTTATGTTAATTCTCACAAAGTCCTCGTATGTTATACATGGTAAGAAACGAAGAATTGGATATATCACTGGCTTGATAATTATTTCTGGATCAATAGGTACGAATCTCTACCGAGTCAATCACTGAGGGTCGGCAATCACATGATTGCAGATATTCCAGGCAACAACAATAGTACGAGTATGGAAAGCTCTACGATATGTTCGACGCCGGTCAAGAGTCATGTAACATACAATGAAGCGAAGCATGTCAGATGCTTGCTCACTCGGAACATGTTCTCTCATGGCGAAGCTACAAGTGTAGGTATTTATGCTGAAGGCGTCACGCGTCTGAAACCCATTCTCCCAGTATACCGCAAAGCTAGAATATTGGGGATCAAAATAGTTTCATGGCAATACATTGACCGGTATACGATCATTATGATTTCGATTCCCTTGTCTTAGATTCCTTTTTCTCAGACGCTTGCGGCTTTGGAGTTGGACTGTAAAGCTCGGCCAAATTGTATCGCTTCAGTTGGTCATAATCACCTCCGACAACACTCATTCCCATGATATTCTGCGATGACATTAGACATGATGTCTAACGTTGGAATATAAAACGAGAGAGGCAGGGGGGGGCTTACCTGAATGACGGTGATCAAGATAAGCGCATCATAATTTTTGAGATCCACAGAGTGGTCACCACCAACGGCGCTTGCAATCGTCTTGATCACTGTGTTGCGGTCAAACTTCGTGTTGCGGCTTATAGAAGGTCGAATGGCAAACTGTGATTAACAGGTTAGCGTGCCTTCAACAATATGGAGTATCAATTCACCTTCTTGGGTGGTCCTCCAGAATGGAAATGGGGCTCGAGGATCTCCTTTGCAAAAGCCTCCAAGTCAACACTAAGGGTCTTTTTGATCTGAGTAATTGGCGTCATCCGTTGAATGTAACGGCCTCGCTTCTTTTCAGGGTGTTCTTGAGCTTCAAGGCAGAGCTTGTGGACCATCTGCACAGGATTTATAGATTTATCAAATTTTATGAAAGCCACTGTAAATATTCCGTTAATACTGCTCCTGGACGGAGGTAGGACTATTGACATACCACATGGGACCTCCATTCTGATTGCTTGAAATTTGCGAGGCTTCCCTTTCCCGGGTTTTAACCCTTCAACTTCTCGTCTGATTTGCGCTTCGATGTCATCCTCGTTAGAGCTTGActctccatcatcatcaccaccggcGATTTCCTCGGCAGTCTATCACGTGTTAGGCGAACCAAAGAAGGACGTAACTTCCCACAACATTAGACTGACCTGTGAAAAGATATCCAGTGCCTCTCCA from Aspergillus chevalieri M1 DNA, chromosome 2, nearly complete sequence includes:
- a CDS encoding THUMP domain-containing protein (BUSCO:EOG09264829;~COG:S;~EggNog:ENOG410PJZB;~InterPro:IPR004114,IPR040183;~PFAM:PF02926;~go_function: GO:0003723 - RNA binding [Evidence IEA];~go_process: GO:0006400 - tRNA modification [Evidence IEA]) — translated: MPGDANQSVKRRKGGGKYQKQSKGAIVESGDWGVFVTCDMGRESKCIGEALDIFSQTAEEIAGGDDDGESSSNEDDIEAQIRREVEGLKPGKGKPRKFQAIRMEVPCVAFIKFDKSINPVQMVHKLCLEAQEHPEKKRGRYIQRMTPITQIKKTLSVDLEAFAKEILEPHFHSGGPPKKFAIRPSISRNTKFDRNTVIKTIASAVGGDHSVDLKNYDALILITVIQNIMGMSVVGGDYDQLKRYNLAELYSPTPKPQASEKKESKTRESKS